One Littorina saxatilis isolate snail1 linkage group LG12, US_GU_Lsax_2.0, whole genome shotgun sequence genomic region harbors:
- the LOC138982162 gene encoding uncharacterized protein produces the protein MERTIFSPQTIHCPGGITEKDITTFFATTHHTTSCGVETRKALVSFRRHDLYSYTDATFRVVCPWGSVQFVAGSGDKFVCVYTHGLKEQRSWPASCRNLCLGFCRLLVAMATLCHGALITSTTAVSLQEKRDDDDEWVVNLLNNARQCLQVAVCLLLVVDTVYRPESLLHSSTSQQGISSSMSLNQVAVTDSIEDAQHITGDSYSRKPQCFQQEENQHNEKDTDEQQGKTLKIRPRPVKPGQLEQPEFQTHEHQEILHSPAAGLAAAEPSIGIIYTAHGSKRSRFCQSLPDTESLQTSRSNNNEWPPNAAILNLSPDRYRHRAGEPASDQLFDKSWLVRAGLYWFLASSTSSLPFATEHYPPHSHLGFVSAINGGIVFAFAVVSSAAHVVPRLHTQCRSLLSRATNNEDGESMRGASSFDDVVSHPAEENMTSQRHMHVHHEESGHRPMTRDSRVLWLLTLLSSLSPAMVTLSVAAVHVIVLLTSSVASHHKESSPFVRVRRSSASVTLSRQNASVISNCAALALCMCVLIPMAVTVMKILRQRRILQVFGVPSMLLYVCCVTTVWKRDITVLFQEGLATFLYHGHVTGFALTELWRIAQAVFAVASIAAILLPIWVSLALHCLQSLREHKESSLSVVGQKLQRLKASRYVPRLTQAVAVTLALCALLLTFLAGPLPWFNLRTSYSRDFKPMILAVKNVSIHLELHAVALDTLVTLPVCSGDKMAALSGEMEISRDTLSRLGVDQIETFCLQYECPGKASVNVRELSRHYPSLPVIHLGNVRHHSNTKPTEKQASSDHQNHVRSPFCTQFCSTKAYFRGSMPFNASLHKSLAKEIKGNRMYETLHLKSLILEKKNNLMSKLNRQGRLDAAIADTLPYKTKEDDFYFADTAANADSHQHPDSQGPVKTSSRNQAYNDDKDGPFGSSRDTFPELLRHSQHDNSYSNPHTSCMQTLCALQAVSQAGLAAPLLGLAFQAVHLAVQALLVTLKMVMKVEELSVLFDDLKVRVDSLLLDMERGVEERVVFLSIANYSMIYLAYPALMTGCVGMLVGFWDRRGSLLDCRRRRRAMAAVVLPLLVLNVLGIVLTLAWTHIVESLSSLVTLADVTSSPLLGARFLLAAFVCGSASCSLFILLIGGPHSPVPVPYRPCEQDEVFNKQFTPSSRLKGNVAGSEAKRHPKGQLASGLPLDKNLCLITQDQQHKETVSTSPTKPLKSSNSIPSIKSSPKSPGKCYITDLLKGFFKAKQPQPKDKRVQKLKLKSQSATELADSETVCNDAESDGETGDSGGSWLLPIVLAFTACGLMMSCLWAPVFLIRVSLRRQFDTMLTQLEQDSAAVVAGRHLLMSEGQGSCDVMQAVGREVVGRYLSSLQQLELQPLVSELRILRAKADSDTEVVQPVVIAPCVATSFLALITVLYAALTPRLCMFKPQSFWRLTPKGAARALRRMSLLSLAWLLHMSLAMIGPAANMAASVVVEVTVGVGAGFGLAVAAHVALLLASLELRLSTFAPML, from the exons ATGGAAAGGACTATTTTCTCCCCCCAGACAATCCATTGTCCTGGCGGAATCACAGAGAAGGACATCACGACTTTCTTTGCCACCACCCACCACACCACCTCTTGTGGAGTGGAGACCCGAAAAGCATTGGTCTCCTTTCGACGCCATGATTTATACAGCTACACTGACGCCACCTTCCGAGTAGTCTGCCCCTGGGGGAGTGTTCAGTTTGTTGCTGGCAGCGGGGataagtttgtttgtgtttacacTCACGGACTCAAAGAG CAGAGAAGCTGGCCAGCTTCCTGCAGAAACCTATGCCTGGGTTTCTGTCGTCTTCTTGTTGCCATGGCGACACTGTGTCACGGGGCTCTCATCACCTCGACAACTGCCGTCAGCTTGCAAGAGAAacgtgatgatgatgacgagtGGGTGGTAAACTTGCTGAACAATGC ACGCCAGTGCCTACAGGTAGCAGTGTGTTTGCTGCTGGTTGTTGACACTGTCTACAGGCCTGAGTCCCTGCTCCACTCCTCTACATCACAGCAAGGAATCTCCAGCAGCATGTCCCTGAACCAGGTTGCAGTTACAGACAGTATTGAGGATGCACAGCATATAACCGGGGACAGTTATTCAAGAAAGCCTCAATGCTTTCAACAAGAAGAAAACCAGCACAATGAGAAGGACACTGACGAGCAACAAGGGAAAACACTGAAGATTCGTCCTCGTCCAGTCAAACCAGGCCAGCTCGAGCAGCCAGAGTTTCAGACACACGAACATCAGGAAATCCTTCACAGTCCAGCTGCAGGTCTTGCTGCCGCTGAACCAAGCATCGGTATCATATACACTGCACACGGGAGCAAACGTAGCAGGTTTTGCCAAAGCCTTCCAGACACTGAATCACTACAAACCTCCAGAAGTAACAACAACGAATGGCCACCGAACGCCGCAATCCTCAACTTGTCCCCGGATAGGTATCGTCATCGAGCAGGAGAGCCTGCTTCAGACCAGTTGTTTGACAAGAGCTGGCTGGTTCGGGCCGGCTTGTACTGGTTTCTGGCATCGTCTACTTCTTCTCTGCCATTTGCAACTGAACATTATCCTCCTCATAGTCACCTTGGATTTGTGTCGGCCATCAATG GCGGCATTGTGTTTGCATTCGCTGTGGTATCCTCTGCCGCCCATGTGGTACCACGGCTGCACACCCAGTGTCGCTCACTTCTGTCACGCGCCACAAACAACGAAGATGGTGAAAGCATGAGGGGGGCATCATCCTTTGATGACGTTGTCAGTCACCCTGCTGAGGAGAACATGACGTCACAAAGACATATGCACGTTCACCACGAGGAGTCTGGACATCGTCCGATGACCCGTGATTCCCGTGTCCTTTG GCTCTTGACACTTCTCTCAAGCCTTTCGCCTGCGATGGTGACCTTGTCTGTTGCTGCTGTTCACGTCATCGTGTTGCTGACGTCATCAGTGGCTTCTCATCACAAAGAATCTTCTCCGTTCGTGAGGGTCAGAAGATCATCAGCTTCTGTTACTCTTTCAAGACAAAACGCTTCTGTAATAAGCAACTGTGCCGCTCTGGctctttgtatgtgtgtgttgattccAATGGCAGTGACTGTCATGAAAATACTGCGTCAGCGAAGAATTCTACAGGTATTTGGTGTGCCAAGCATGTTGCTCTACGTTTGTTGCGTAACCACGGTTTGGAAACGTGACATAACTGTTCTGTTCCAAGAAGGGCTGGCGACATTTCTGTATCACGGCCATGTGACTGGATTCGCACTAACTGAGCTTTGGCGTATCGCGCAAGCTGTGTTTGCTGTCGCTTCAATAGCAGCAATTTTGCTTCCGATCTGGGTTAGCCTTGCTTTGCACTGCTTACAGTCATTGAGAGAGCACAAAGAATCTTCTCTGTCCGTTGTTGGTCAGAAGCTGCAGAGATTAAAGGCATCACGGTATGTCCCGCGTCTTACACAAGCAGTTGCGGTGACCTTGGCCTTGTGTGCCCTTCTCCTGACCTTCCTCGCAGGCCCGCTTCCCTGGTTCAACTTGCGCACGAGCTACTCACGTGACTTCAAGCCAATGATTTTAGCCGTGAAAAATGTGTCTATTCACCTTGAGCTGCATGCCGTGGCCTTGGACACCCTGGTGACGTTGCCAGTGTGTTCAGGGGACAAAATGGCCGCCCTGTCGGGAGAGATGGAGATCTCCAGAGACACGCTGTCCAGGCTCGGTGTGGATCAGATCGAGACGTTCTGCCTGCAGTACGAATGTCCTGGTAAGGCGAGTGTTAACGTGAGGGAACTCAGCCGTCATTACCCAAGTCTCCCTGTAATTCACCTGGGAAACGTTCGTCACCACAGCAACACCAAACCTACTGAGAAGCAAGCTAGTTCTGATCACCAGAACCACGTACGTTCTCCCTTCTGCACGCAGTTTTGTTCAACCAAAGCCTATTTTCGAGGATCGATGCCTTTCAACGCCTCACTTCACAAAAGCTTGGCAAAAGAAATCAAAGGTAATCGTATGTACGAGACTCTCCATCTGAAAAGTTTGATTCTTGAGAAAAAGAACAATCTGATGTCAAAACTGAACAGACAGGGTCGCCTTGATGCCGCCATTGCTGACACACTGCCGTACAAAACGAAGGAGGACGACTTTTATTTTGCTGACACCGCCGCCAACGCGGACTCTCATCAACACCCAGACTCACAGGGACCAGTCAAAACTTCAAGCAGGAACCAAGCGTACAACGACGATAAAGATGGCCCATTTGGTAGCAGCCGAGACACATTCCCGGAACTTCTACGCCACTCACAGCACGACAACTCTTACTCCAACCCTCACACAAGCTGTATGCAGACTCTGTGCGCCCTGCAGGCGGTCAGTCAAGCAGGACTGGCCGCTCCACTGTTAGGTCTGGCCTTCCAGGCGGTGCACCTGGCGGTACAGGCGCTGCTGGTCACTCTGAAGATGGTGATGAAGGTGGAGGAACTGAGCGTGCTCTTTGACGACCTCAAGGTCCGCGTGGACAGTCTGCTGCTGGACATGGAGCGCGGCGTGGAGGAGAGGGTCGTCTTCTTGTCCATCGCCAACTACAGCATG ATTTACCTGGCATACCCGGCACTGATGACGGGGTGTGTAGGAATGTTGGTGGGTTTCTGGGACAGGCGTGGATCTCTCCTcgattgtcgtcgtcgtcgtcgtgctATGGCGGCCGTTGTGCTGCCTTTGCTGGTGCTGAATGTTCTGGGCATTGTACTTACACTGGCGTGGACGCACATT GTAGAATCCCTGAGTTCCCTGGTGACCTTGGCAGACGTGACGTCGTCACCTCTGTTGGGAGCTCGTTTCCtactggcggcttttgtctgtggATCTGCCTCGTGCTCGCTCTTCATACTGCTGATTGGCGGCCCGCACTCACCTGTCCCTGTGCCATACCGGCCATGCGAGCAGGACGAAGTTTTTAATAAGCAATTCACGCCATCAAGCCGTCTAAAGGGAAATGTGGCGGGTTCTGAAGCAAAGAGACATCCAAAAGGACAGCTTGCTTCTGGTCTCCCTTTAGATAAGAATTTATGTCTGATTACACAAGATCAGCAGCACAAAGAAACAGTATCTACATCACCCACAAAGCCATTGAAAAGTTCAAATTCGATCCCCAGTATTAAGTCTTCGCCAAAAAGTCCTGGAAAATGTTACATCACTGACCTCTTGAAAGGTTTCTTCAAAGCTAAACAGCCTCAGCCCAAGGACAAACGCGTACAAAAGCTAAAGCTAAAGTCCCAGAGTGCTACTGAACttgcagactcagagactgtGTGCAATGATGCTGAAAGCGATGGAGAGACAGGGGACTCTGGGGGGTCGTGGCTGCTGCCCATAGTACTTGCCTTCACTGCGTGTGGGCTGATGATGTCCTGTCTGTGGGCACCCGTCTTCCTCATCCGGGTCTCTCTACGCCGGCAGTTCGACACAATGCT GACCCAGCTGGAGCAGGACAGTGCTGCTGTGGTTGCCGGTCGTCATCTGCTGATGTCAGAGGGTCAAGGGTCGTGTGACGTCATGCAGGCCGTTGGGCGAGAGGTTGTGGGCAGATACCTCAGCTCCCTTCAGCAGCTGGAGTTGCAGCCCTTGGTTTCAGAATTGCGCATCTTGAGAGCAAAGGCTGAT AGCGACACAGAGGTGGTTCAGCCTGTCGTCATAGCGCCCTGTGTGGCCACATCCTTCCTGGCCCTTATTACCGTCCTCTACGCCGCCCTCACACCACGCCTCTGTATGTTCAAACCTCAGTCCTTCTGGCGTCTCACCCCCAAGGGAGCCGCACGGGCCCTGCGCCGCATGTCGTTGCTGTCACTGGCGTGGTTGTTGCACATGTCGCTGGCTATGATTGGACCTGCTGCCAATATGGCAGCGTCGGTCGTCGTGGAGGTGACAGTGGGGGTCGGAGCTGGCTTTGGTCTGGCTGTTGCTGCACACGTTGCTCTGCTTCTGG CATCCTTGGAACTTCGCCTGTCCACATTTGCACCAATGCTTTGA